Genomic DNA from Methanomassiliicoccales archaeon:
CAGGCTCTGTGCGGAGAAGAAGAGGAGGTCACTTTCCGGCAAGGAGGGGGGATGCCATTTCTACCGGCAAATGCTGGACACGGGATCCGAGACGATTGAGAACTACTGCAGGAGGGAACTGCCCACCGTAGAGGAGTTCGTTGACCACTGCGATCTCAAGGGGGTCTGTCCCTACGAGCTCATGAAGGAGCTGGCCTCCGACGCCGTGGTCGTTACAGCCCCCTATGCCTACTTCTTCGTCCCCTTCATAAGATACGCTCTGATGGAGTGGATGAACCTGGATGCCGGGAAGCTAGTGGTCGTGGTGGACGAGGCTCACAATCTTCCCGACTATGCCCGCGATACCCGATCCTTCACCCTGACCGAGAGATCACTGGAGCTAGTGGATAGGGAGCTTGTCGACTATGGCGATCCAGAGCTCATAAATGGGGTGAGCGCGATGGACATGATCTCACTCATCAGGGAGGAGATGGGCATTGCCCTGGTCGATTTTCTTATCGAGGAGGATGGCCTGCTTCCACCATTCTTCTTGGAGGAGGGTCTTATGGGCGGTTTTTCTGTCACCTCCAAGAAGCTGGAGTCGGCGGCCAAAGCTCTCAAGGTGTACGGTGAGGCGATCAGGGAGGGCAAGAGGGAAGATGGTCGCCTTCCCCGCTCATACGTTCATGCCCTTGGCTCGTTTCTCGAGTTCTGGATGAAGATGGACGAGGAGAGCTTCGTCAAACTTGTGCTAGGAGGAGACAATCCCGGTTTCCAGGGATATTGCATGGACCCGTCTCTGGCCTGCGCACCCCTGTTGGATTGCAAAGCTACAATACACATGTCCGGCACCTTGGAACCGTTGGAGGAGTACAGAGATTCCGTAGGACTCCCTCGAAACGGCATACTCAGGGTATTTCCCTCCCCCTTTCCGGAGGAGAACAGGGAGATACTCTTCCTTGAGGATGTTACCACCCGGTACGAGGAACTCTCCAGGGGTGATGAGATGTTCAAGAGGCTTGAGGACTACGTGGTCCTGCTCTGCAACACGTTGGACAGGAATACAGTGGTGTTCTTTCCTTCATTCTCTCTGATGGAGCGCTTCGTCAACGATG
This window encodes:
- a CDS encoding ATP-dependent DNA helicase codes for the protein MSFFPYTPRKYQSELVDLISRTVKTRTHLVLESGTGTGKTVCAISGVLESLDEGEKLLYLTRTNSQQRQVMLELRKIAEKNTVFGMGIQGRRGTCPLVRSDPSLHGGTPDELSRLCAEKKRRSLSGKEGGCHFYRQMLDTGSETIENYCRRELPTVEEFVDHCDLKGVCPYELMKELASDAVVVTAPYAYFFVPFIRYALMEWMNLDAGKLVVVVDEAHNLPDYARDTRSFTLTERSLELVDRELVDYGDPELINGVSAMDMISLIREEMGIALVDFLIEEDGLLPPFFLEEGLMGGFSVTSKKLESAAKALKVYGEAIREGKREDGRLPRSYVHALGSFLEFWMKMDEESFVKLVLGGDNPGFQGYCMDPSLACAPLLDCKATIHMSGTLEPLEEYRDSVGLPRNGILRVFPSPFPEENREILFLEDVTTRYEELSRGDEMFKRLEDYVVLLCNTLDRNTVVFFPSFSLMERFVNDGVTRRIRRRVHMEERGMSQADLMDTVMEFRNSREEGGVLFAVMGGRISEGLDFPDKDLEAALVVGIPYPKPSARQRSLLHYYELKFGRGWDYTVKAPATRKVLQAIGRLIRTENDIGVAVILDRRAEQFSTSLRIRLSDSIVRDVHEFFERRESRDMLDNPKRT